A single region of the Streptomyces sp. ITFR-16 genome encodes:
- a CDS encoding FAD-dependent oxidoreductase, which translates to MANGQQRPTVAVVGGGYGGAAVAKALDEETDVVLIDPKDAFVHAAGSLRALVRPDWAGNIFFPYDTLLKRGAVRRERAVAVDPGGVTLASGERIAADYLVLATGSDYPFPAKMDSDLSGEALARLHEAHAELAAAGRVLITGAGPVGLELAGEIKAVWPDKQVIITDPAGELVPGFLPEFREELLRQLAGLGVELRLGTALAEEPPTAPGQHRPFTVTTTEGDEIAADLWFRCYGVRTNGDYLADGTVAVRTPQGRVPVTGTLNVEGHGHIYALGDLTDLAEAKMAGYAMKHAEVVAQNILAQVRGEEPAQVYRPSPLPSVLLPLGPGGGVGQVPTPDGPAVLPAADVSAYKGTDLFTGRFAELFNISRG; encoded by the coding sequence ATGGCGAACGGACAGCAGCGGCCGACGGTGGCGGTGGTCGGCGGAGGATATGGCGGCGCGGCGGTCGCGAAAGCGCTCGACGAGGAGACCGATGTGGTGCTCATCGACCCCAAGGACGCCTTCGTCCACGCGGCGGGGTCGCTCCGGGCGCTGGTCCGGCCCGACTGGGCGGGCAACATCTTCTTCCCGTACGACACCCTGCTCAAGCGCGGCGCCGTCCGGCGCGAGCGGGCCGTCGCGGTGGACCCGGGCGGCGTCACCCTGGCCTCGGGAGAGCGGATCGCGGCCGACTACCTGGTGCTCGCCACCGGCTCCGACTACCCCTTCCCGGCCAAGATGGACAGCGACCTCTCCGGCGAGGCGCTGGCGCGGCTCCATGAGGCGCACGCCGAACTGGCCGCCGCCGGACGGGTGCTGATCACCGGCGCCGGACCGGTCGGCCTCGAACTGGCCGGCGAGATCAAGGCCGTCTGGCCCGACAAGCAGGTGATCATCACCGACCCGGCCGGGGAACTGGTGCCCGGCTTCCTGCCGGAGTTCCGCGAGGAACTCCTGCGCCAGCTGGCCGGACTCGGCGTGGAACTGCGGCTCGGCACCGCACTGGCCGAGGAGCCGCCCACCGCGCCCGGGCAGCACAGGCCGTTCACCGTCACCACCACCGAAGGCGACGAGATCGCCGCCGACCTCTGGTTCCGCTGCTACGGGGTGCGCACCAACGGCGACTACCTCGCCGACGGCACGGTCGCCGTACGCACCCCGCAGGGCCGGGTCCCGGTCACCGGCACGCTCAACGTCGAGGGGCACGGACACATCTACGCCCTCGGGGACCTGACCGACCTGGCCGAGGCCAAGATGGCCGGATACGCCATGAAGCACGCGGAGGTGGTGGCGCAGAACATCCTCGCCCAGGTGCGCGGGGAGGAGCCCGCGCAGGTCTACCGGCCGTCGCCGCTGCCCTCGGTCCTGCTGCCGCTGGGACCCGGCGGCGGAGTGGGCCAGGTGCCGACGCCCGACGGGCCTGCCGTGCTGCCGGCGGCGGACGTCAGCGCGTACAAGGGCACGGACCTGTTCACCGGCCGGTTCGCCGAACTCTTCAACATCAGCCGCGGCTAA
- a CDS encoding MarR family transcriptional regulator → MGVATALVRSSFLVNAVYAASGREHGITAQQGQLLCVLMMKPYGMRELGTVLGLAKSSLTGLVDRSVQRGLVRREPDPEDGRAVRVALTGAGGMLAEEFYAETCRRVEALADGLDASDRELLTRLLGRLVLENKVPVIFMESDESAAATAP, encoded by the coding sequence ATGGGGGTCGCCACCGCATTGGTGCGCTCCTCATTCCTGGTGAATGCCGTGTATGCCGCGTCCGGCCGGGAGCACGGAATCACCGCCCAGCAGGGCCAGCTGCTCTGCGTCCTGATGATGAAGCCGTACGGCATGCGCGAGCTGGGCACGGTGCTGGGGCTTGCGAAGTCCAGCCTCACCGGGCTGGTGGACCGCAGCGTCCAGCGCGGCCTGGTGCGCCGCGAACCCGACCCCGAGGACGGCCGCGCGGTCCGGGTCGCGCTGACCGGGGCCGGCGGCATGCTGGCCGAGGAGTTCTACGCGGAGACCTGCCGGCGGGTCGAGGCGCTGGCCGACGGCCTCGACGCCTCCGACCGCGAGCTGCTGACGCGGCTGCTGGGCCGGCTGGTGCTGGAGAACAAGGTGCCGGTGATCTTCATGGAGTCCGACGAGAGCGCCGCCGCCACCGCCCCTTAG